From the Apus apus isolate bApuApu2 chromosome 4, bApuApu2.pri.cur, whole genome shotgun sequence genome, one window contains:
- the JADE1 gene encoding protein Jade-1, protein MKRRRLPSSSEDSDDNGSLSTWSQHSRSRHRRTSCSRHEDRKPSEVFRTDLITAMKLHDSFQLNPDEYYVLADPWRQEWEKGVQVPVSPGTIPEPVARVVSEPKAVTFTRPRKYIVSSGSEPPELGYVDIRTLADSVCRYDLNEVDVAWLQLANEEFREMGMPELDEYTMERVIEEFEKRCYDNMNHAIETEEGLGIEYDEDVVCDVCQSPDGEDGNEMVFCDKCNICVHQACYGILKVPEGSWLCRTCALGVQPKCLLCPKKGGAMKPTRSGTKWVHVSCALWIPEVSIGSPEKMEPITKVSHIPSSRWALVCSLCNEKVGASIQCSVKNCRTAFHVTCAFDRGLEMKTILAENDEVKFKSYCPKHSSTKKADDETFGESPGQENGNGLQESSLPTHIDPFHSVGQKQEEAHRVSHRKQKLQQLEDEFYTFVESLEVAKALRLPEELVGFLYQYWKLKRKANFNKPLITPKKDEEDNLAKQEQDVLFRRLQLFTHLRQDLERVRNLTYMVTRREKIKRSVCKVQEQIFNIYAKQLEQERVSGVPSSFSSMENVVLFNSPSLGPNAPKIEDLKWHSAFFRKQMGTSLTHSLKKPHKRDRVRNGSGNDSKSMLRQPSQREGGAAPGNFLNFDKTFAETRIVSAQQKNGIVIPDHRKRRDDRPQCEVIKGELKEKTSKHNHKPLRPTELSQRQSENRRSVNHSSGRSAPGTRRDIVPKCNGSLVKVNSNETVVKVPTTPTSPVKNWGGFRIPKKGERQQQGESLEETCCQNSSYSYLGMGRVSPKDRAKSKIKPDSENDGYIPDAEMSDSETEVAEKKCRQQRLSPNSTISRRTDIIRRSILAS, encoded by the exons GTGTTCAGAACGGACCTGATCACTGCCATGAAGTTACATGACTCCTTCCAGCTGAACCCTGATGAATACTATGTGCTGGCAGACCCCTGGAGGCAGGAGTGGGAAAAGGGAGTTCAGGTGCCAGTTAGCCCAGGGACCATCCCAGAACCAGTAGCCAG AGTTGTGTCCGAGCCCAAAGCTGTCACCTTTACGCGTCCCCGGAAGTACATTGTTTCTTCAGGCTCGGAGCCTCCGGAGCTGGGCTATGTCGACATTCGAACCCTAGCAGACAGCGTGTGTCGCTACGATCTCAATGAGGTGGATGTAGCGTGGTTGCAACTTGCCAATGAAGAATTCAGGGAAATGG GGATGCCTGAGCTGGATGAGTACACCATGGAAAGGGTCATAGAGGAGTTTGAAAAACGATGCTATGATAACATGAATCATGCTATTGAGacagaagaaggacttgggatTGAATATGATGAAGATGTTGTCTGCGATGTCTGTCAGTCTCCGGATGGAGAAGATGGCAACGAAATGGTGTTTTGTGATAAATGCAATATTTGCGTGCACCAG GCATGTTATGGGATCCTGAAGGTGCCGGAAGGCAGCTGGCTGTGCAGGACCTGCGCACTTGGTGTTCAGCCCAAGTGTTTGCTGTGTCCCAAGAAGGGTGGTGCCATGAAACCAACCCGGAGTGGCACCAAGTGGGTCCACGTTAGCTGTGCTCTGTGGATTCCAGAG GTGAGCATTGGAAGTCCAGAGAAAATGGAGCCCATTACAAAGGTTTCTCACATTCCCAGCAGTAGATGGGCACTGGTGTGCAGCCTTTGTAATGAAAAAGTTGGTGCTTCTATACAG tGTTCAGTGAAGAACTGCAGAACAGCCTTTCATGTCACCTGTGCATTTGACCGTGGCTTGGAGATGAAGACTATACTGGCAGAGAATGACGAGGTGAAATTTAAGTCATACTGTCCTAAGCACAGCTCTACCAAGAAAGCAGATGATGAGACTTTCGGTGAAAGCCCTGGCCAGGAGAATGGGAATGGGCTTCAGGAGAGCTCTCTTCCTACCCACATTGACCCTTTCCACAGCGTGGGTCAAAAGCAAGAGGAGGCCCACAGAGTCAGCCACCGCAAGCaaaagctccagcagctggaggatgAGTTCTATACATTTGTTGAGTCTTTGGAAGTGGCTAAAGCGCTTCGGCTGcctgaggagctggtgggaTTCCTTTACCAGTACTggaagctgaagagaaaagcCAACTTCAATAAGCCTTTGATTACCCCAAAGAAGGATGAAGAGGACAATCTGGCTAAACAGGAGCAGGATGTTCTGTTCAGAAGACTGCAGCTCTTCACGCACCTCCGGCAGGATCTCGAGCGG GTGCGTAATCTCACTTACATGGTGACCCGGAGGGAAAAAATCAAGAGATCTGTTTGCAAAGTTCAAGAACAGATATTTAATATCTACGCAAAGCAGTTGGAACAAGAAAGAGTTTCAG GTGTGCCTTCTTCATTCTCCTCAATGGAAAATGTGGTGTTGTTCAACAGTCCATCTTTGGGCCCCAACGCCCCTAAGATAGAGGATTTGAAATGGCACTCAGCATTCTTCAGGAAGCAAATGGGCACATCTCTAACCCACTCCTTGAAAAAGCCACATAAGAGAGATAGAGTAAGAAACGGCTCTGGGAATGACAGCAAATCCATGTTGAGGCAGCCCAGCCAAAGGGAAGGTGGTGCAGCTCCAGGTAACTTCTTAAACTTCGACAAGACCTTTGCAGAAACAAGGATTGTatcagcacagcagaaaaatggCATAGTTATACCAgaccacagaaaaagaagagacgATCGTCCACAGTGTGAGGTGATCAAGGGAGAACTAAAGGAAAAGACTTCTAAACACAACCACAAACCACTGAGACCCACAGAACTCTCTCAGAGGCAATCGGAAAATAGAAGGTCTGTGAACCACTCCAGTGGTAGGTCAGCACCTGGCACGCGGAGGGATATAGTGCCTAAATGCAACGGGAGTCTTGTCAAAGTAAACTCTAATGAGACAGTTGTTAAAGTGCCTACGACGCCCACAAGCCCAGTGAAAAACTGGGGCGGATTCCGAATTCCAAAGAAGGGGGAGAGGCAACAGCAGGGTGAGAGCCTGGAGGAGACCTGCTGCCAGAACTCCAGCTACTCCTACCTGGGCATGGGCAGAGTTTCACCCAAGGATAGGGCAAAAAGCAAGATAAAGCCTGACAGTGAGAATGATGGGTACATCCCCGATGCTGAAATGAGCGACTCGGAGACTGAAGTGGCTGAAAAAaagtgcaggcagcagaggctcAGTCCAAACAGCACTATCAGCAGAAGGACAGACATTATTAGGAGGAGCATCTTGGCATCCTGA